GCGGCGGCCTTCCAGCTCGCCGTCCTGGGCTGGATGATCGCCGGCACGTTGTGGACGTTCCGCGAGACGCGGACCGTCTACGTCAAGGTTGCGCCGGTCGACCCCCGGGACCTATTCCGCGGCGAATACGTGACGCTGTCGTACGACTTCAGCCGCGTCCCGCCGGGCGGGGTCGAGGGCCTCCCCGGTCCCTACACTTACGACAACGAGTCGGCCTGGCGCAACCACCCCGTCTTCGTCCCCCTGACGGCCGAGCCCGACGGCAAACACTATCGCTCCGGGCCCCCCCGCAGCACGCCCCCCGAGGGCGACGTCCCGTACCTCCAGGGGACGCTCGACGACGAGTCGCAGATCGCGTTCGGCGTCGAGTCGTTCTACGTGCAGGAGGGCCGGGGGGCGGAGTACGAGGCCGCCGCCCGCGACCACAAGCTCTGGGCCGAGATCGGCCTGACCGCCCAGGGCCAGGGGATCCTGAAGGGCCTCGCGATCGAGTGAGAGGCGCGACGACCTTCGAAACGACGACGCGGGGCCGGTGCGATGGGGTTCATCGCTCACGGCCCCGCGGTCGGAACGTAAATCAAGCGTCGCGACCGTCCCCGGGGGAGGGGCCGCGGGACGAGCCGTCCGTCATGTCGCGGAGAGGGCGTCGGAGGCGACTTCGGCGCTCAGGCGGTCGAGGTTTTGCTCGTTCGCGGGGACGACGATGTGGCGGACCGCTTCGGCCACGGCATCGTCGTCGAACGCCTGATCCCAGGCCACGAGGGTGCCGGCGGGATGCTCCTGCAAGCGGACCGTCAGCTCGAAATGCGGCTGCGAGACGTGCCGGATCACGACCTCGCGGTCCGGGACGATCGACGCG
The DNA window shown above is from Paludisphaera mucosa and carries:
- a CDS encoding GDYXXLXY domain-containing protein, which codes for MLPPEPRPAPASAAIDPDFDAPARRALGPFAGRESALLIAAAAFQLAVLGWMIAGTLWTFRETRTVYVKVAPVDPRDLFRGEYVTLSYDFSRVPPGGVEGLPGPYTYDNESAWRNHPVFVPLTAEPDGKHYRSGPPRSTPPEGDVPYLQGTLDDESQIAFGVESFYVQEGRGAEYEAAARDHKLWAEIGLTAQGQGILKGLAIE
- a CDS encoding SRPBCC domain-containing protein encodes the protein MTTFSTERAIPAGPSAVFAAFEDPARLARWWGPDGFSNTFDTFEFRPGGLWIFSMHGPTGTTYPNEALFASIVPDREVVIRHVSQPHFELTVRLQEHPAGTLVAWDQAFDDDAVAEAVRHIVVPANEQNLDRLSAEVASDALSAT